The Methylacidimicrobium sp. B4 genome contains a region encoding:
- the acs gene encoding acetate--CoA ligase, with the protein MEATPEPAACTQPAACAETGPVFPPPDGFSARAHIGTFDDYRRLYRESIESPETFWARMSTELDWSEPWKELLSWDLPYARWFVGGRINASYNCLDRHLSGPRSHKAAIVWEGEPGEVRTLTYRQLHREVCRWANLLSRCGVVAGDRVVIYLPLIPEAVIAMLACARLGAVHSVVFGGFSAKSMRDRILDCGAKIVITADGGYRRGKIVPLKERVNEALVDLAQVERVLVVRRTGEPVPMTPGRDLWIEEGMKDVDARCEARSLDSEHPLYILYTSGTTGKPKGILHTTGGYLLGCALTTKYLFDIRDEDLFWCTADIGWVTGHSYVVYGPLAIGASVFLYEGAPDFPHPDRFWRMVERHQINILYTAPTAIRSFMRCGDPWVDPWDLSSLRLLGSVGEPINPEAWTWYHQKIGRARCPIVDTWWQTETGSVMIAPLPGATPCKPGSATLPFFGVDPAVVDDQGNPVPPGAHGKLVIRRPWPSMLRGIYGNPDSYRSLYWSQIPGVYFTGDGARQDADGYFWITGRIDDVLNVAGHRVGTAEVESALVSHPKVAEAAVVGEPDPERGEALVAFVTLRQGERGSERLKNELRLHVVKEIGAIARPKEIHFTAALPKTRSGKILRRLLKELVRSGRIQGDTTTLEDPATIAALSREVGQSTD; encoded by the coding sequence ATGGAAGCAACACCTGAGCCTGCCGCATGCACGCAGCCGGCCGCCTGCGCGGAAACGGGACCCGTTTTCCCTCCGCCCGATGGCTTCTCGGCCCGCGCGCACATCGGGACTTTCGACGACTACCGGCGGCTTTACCGCGAATCGATCGAGTCTCCGGAGACGTTCTGGGCGAGGATGTCGACGGAGCTCGACTGGTCAGAGCCCTGGAAGGAGCTGCTCTCCTGGGACCTGCCCTATGCGCGCTGGTTCGTGGGAGGAAGGATCAACGCCAGCTATAACTGCCTCGATCGCCACCTGTCCGGGCCCCGAAGCCACAAGGCGGCCATCGTCTGGGAGGGTGAGCCGGGCGAGGTAAGGACTCTCACCTACCGCCAGCTCCATCGCGAGGTCTGTCGATGGGCCAATCTGCTCTCCCGGTGCGGCGTCGTCGCCGGGGACCGGGTCGTGATCTATCTGCCGCTGATTCCGGAGGCGGTGATTGCCATGCTCGCGTGCGCACGCCTCGGCGCGGTGCATAGCGTCGTCTTCGGTGGCTTCAGCGCCAAGTCGATGCGGGATCGCATCCTCGATTGCGGAGCAAAGATCGTCATTACGGCCGACGGGGGATACCGGCGCGGGAAGATCGTTCCGCTCAAGGAACGGGTCAACGAAGCCTTGGTAGATCTCGCTCAGGTCGAGCGGGTGCTCGTCGTCCGCAGGACGGGGGAACCCGTTCCGATGACGCCGGGGCGCGACCTCTGGATCGAGGAAGGGATGAAGGATGTCGATGCCCGGTGCGAGGCCCGGTCCCTCGACAGCGAGCATCCGCTCTACATTCTCTATACGAGCGGAACCACCGGGAAGCCCAAGGGGATCCTGCACACGACCGGAGGCTATCTTCTCGGCTGTGCTCTGACGACCAAGTACCTCTTCGACATCCGGGATGAGGATCTCTTCTGGTGCACGGCGGACATCGGCTGGGTGACCGGCCATAGCTACGTGGTCTACGGCCCACTGGCGATCGGGGCATCGGTCTTCCTTTACGAAGGGGCACCCGACTTCCCTCACCCGGACCGCTTCTGGAGGATGGTCGAGCGACACCAGATCAATATTCTCTACACCGCCCCGACTGCGATCCGCTCCTTCATGCGTTGCGGCGATCCGTGGGTCGACCCCTGGGATCTCTCTTCGCTCCGTCTCTTGGGATCGGTCGGCGAGCCGATCAACCCGGAGGCTTGGACCTGGTATCACCAGAAGATCGGTCGAGCCCGCTGCCCCATCGTCGACACCTGGTGGCAAACCGAGACGGGATCGGTCATGATCGCTCCCCTTCCCGGAGCGACCCCCTGCAAGCCGGGCTCGGCCACTCTTCCTTTCTTCGGCGTCGACCCCGCGGTGGTCGACGATCAGGGGAATCCCGTTCCGCCCGGCGCACACGGGAAGCTGGTGATTCGCCGCCCCTGGCCCTCGATGCTCCGCGGCATCTACGGCAACCCGGATAGTTATCGGAGCCTCTACTGGAGCCAGATTCCCGGGGTCTATTTCACCGGGGATGGCGCACGCCAGGACGCGGACGGGTATTTCTGGATCACGGGCCGGATCGACGACGTTCTCAACGTCGCCGGGCATCGCGTGGGCACCGCCGAGGTCGAAAGCGCCCTCGTGAGCCACCCCAAGGTCGCAGAGGCGGCGGTGGTCGGCGAACCCGATCCGGAACGAGGGGAAGCGCTCGTCGCTTTCGTGACGCTCCGGCAAGGTGAACGGGGCTCGGAGCGGCTCAAGAATGAGTTGCGCCTTCACGTCGTGAAGGAGATCGGCGCGATCGCCCGCCCCAAGGAGATCCACTTTACCGCAGCCCTTCCCAAGACACGTAGCGGCAAGATCTTGCGCCGGCTGCTCAAGGAGCTCGTCCGGAGCGGACGGATCCAGGGAGATACGACGACCCTCGAAGATCCCGCCACCATCGCCGCCCTGTCCAGGGAAGTCGGCCAATCGACCGATTAG
- the lpxA gene encoding acyl-ACP--UDP-N-acetylglucosamine O-acyltransferase, whose translation MIHPTAMVSPKAELGREVRVGPGAIIEEGAIVGDRCEVRAHAVIAAGTRMGAGNQIGYGAIVGGEPQDLSWTGAPSRVVLGEGNLIREHVTIHRGAKPESETRIGDGNYLMVGCHVGHNCLVGNRAILVNHVLLAGYVQVGDRAFLGGGSVFHQHVRIGELVMVRGGIRIGMDIPPFLMAVDENEVAGVNRVGLRRAGFSEEARRRLEAAYRLLYQSGRNVSQALDEMERRWPAEDVRRMIDFIRASRRGICTPHRGSRRRGSAREAKGTDASAP comes from the coding sequence ATGATTCATCCGACGGCCATGGTCAGCCCCAAGGCGGAGCTGGGACGAGAAGTGCGGGTGGGACCCGGGGCGATCATCGAGGAAGGGGCGATCGTCGGAGATCGCTGCGAGGTCCGCGCTCATGCGGTGATCGCCGCGGGCACGCGAATGGGAGCGGGAAACCAGATCGGCTATGGGGCGATCGTCGGTGGCGAACCCCAGGATCTCTCCTGGACCGGGGCTCCATCCCGCGTGGTTCTCGGGGAGGGGAACCTCATCCGTGAGCATGTCACCATCCACCGCGGGGCCAAGCCCGAGAGCGAGACGCGGATCGGCGACGGCAATTACCTGATGGTGGGGTGCCACGTCGGCCATAACTGCCTCGTCGGCAATCGGGCGATCCTCGTGAACCATGTCCTTCTTGCCGGATACGTCCAGGTGGGGGATCGCGCCTTTCTCGGAGGGGGCTCGGTGTTTCATCAGCATGTGAGGATTGGAGAGCTCGTGATGGTCCGCGGAGGGATCCGGATCGGGATGGATATTCCACCGTTTCTGATGGCGGTGGACGAAAACGAGGTTGCCGGCGTCAACCGGGTCGGGCTGCGCAGAGCCGGGTTCTCCGAGGAGGCGCGCCGCCGCCTGGAAGCCGCCTACCGGCTGCTGTACCAGAGCGGCCGCAATGTCTCCCAGGCCCTCGACGAGATGGAGAGGCGCTGGCCCGCCGAGGACGTACGCCGGATGATTGACTTTATCCGCGCCTCCCGCCGGGGCATCTGCACGCCCCATCGGGGGAGCAGAAGGCGGGGGTCGGCAAGGGAGGCCAAGGGAACCGACGCATCCGCCCCCTGA
- the radC gene encoding DNA repair protein RadC → MLPAERPLERMAAGGPSGLKDSELLAILLGSGRSGLSAVGLGEELVTRFGSLQALGRASLAELARCKGVGPTKAARLAAAFALGARSAQEELLGRRIERPKDAVEFLGARMRLLPVEMLLAVLLDVKGRVLAIEEVTRGTLNESLYHPREAFRAAIAHKAHSVLFAHNHPSGDPTPSAEDIAISREMKRAGAILGIEVVDHLILGGWRQGEPLYYSFRERGEG, encoded by the coding sequence ATGCTACCGGCGGAGCGCCCCCTCGAGAGAATGGCGGCGGGAGGACCGAGCGGCCTCAAGGATTCGGAGTTGCTGGCGATTCTTCTGGGGAGTGGTAGGAGCGGGCTTTCGGCCGTCGGGCTGGGAGAAGAGTTGGTCACGCGGTTCGGAAGCCTTCAGGCCCTCGGAAGGGCTTCCCTGGCGGAGCTCGCCCGGTGCAAGGGAGTGGGCCCGACCAAGGCCGCACGGCTCGCGGCGGCCTTCGCCTTGGGCGCTCGATCGGCTCAGGAGGAGCTCCTCGGCCGGAGGATCGAACGGCCGAAGGACGCGGTGGAGTTCCTGGGAGCGCGAATGCGGCTCTTGCCGGTCGAGATGCTCCTGGCGGTCCTCCTGGACGTCAAAGGAAGGGTCCTCGCCATCGAGGAAGTGACCCGAGGAACGCTCAACGAAAGTCTCTACCACCCTCGGGAAGCCTTCCGTGCCGCGATCGCGCACAAAGCCCACTCGGTGCTCTTCGCCCATAACCACCCCTCCGGCGACCCCACCCCTTCGGCGGAAGACATCGCCATCAGCCGGGAGATGAAGCGGGCTGGGGCAATCTTGGGAATCGAGGTGGTCGACCATCTGATCCTCGGGGGCTGGCGTCAGGGAGAGCCCCTCTACTACAGCTTTCGGGAACGAGGAGAGGGATGA
- the hflX gene encoding GTPase HflX encodes MRTTDRSTEKTLLVGLELPNQNEPEVTESLEELGELVRSAGAAVASHAIQRLQTPTSPYYIGRGKAQDLSRKCQEDGIHSVIFDDELTPAQSRNLANVFSRKVLDRTQLILDIFAQRAKTREGKIQIELAQLLYLLPRLTRLWSHLSRQSGGIGTRGPGETQLEVDRRRVQQRIARLHRELEAVRRSRSVQREGRHRCSWPTFCLVGYTNSGKSTLFNRLTRSEVLVEDKLFATLDPTIRLLPLSGKQRAFLTDTVGFIRKLPHDLIDSFRATLEEVKQADLLIHLVDVSDPKAEERIADVRRVLEELDVLRKPVLLVWNKIDRLQGPAPLNRLLQRYPGSLGVSARDGSGIRELLSRVEAWSRARALFFRFRLPVERGDLLARLHREGEPVDVRYRPDGVYVQAWVPPFLQAALAPYIVPERGSADSRDATGGAPPRENGGGRTERPQGFGVAGDSSGEW; translated from the coding sequence ATGAGAACCACTGATCGCTCCACGGAGAAGACCCTTCTTGTCGGACTGGAGCTTCCGAACCAGAACGAGCCCGAAGTCACGGAGTCTCTCGAGGAGCTGGGAGAGCTTGTGCGAAGTGCTGGGGCGGCGGTTGCCTCCCACGCCATTCAGCGGCTCCAGACGCCGACCTCTCCTTATTACATCGGGAGGGGCAAGGCCCAGGATCTATCGAGAAAGTGCCAGGAGGATGGGATCCATTCGGTTATTTTTGATGACGAGCTGACCCCGGCCCAGAGCCGGAACCTGGCGAACGTCTTTTCCCGGAAGGTGCTGGATCGGACCCAGCTCATTCTCGATATTTTTGCGCAGCGAGCCAAGACGCGGGAGGGAAAGATCCAAATCGAGCTGGCGCAGCTCCTCTACCTGCTTCCGCGGCTCACGAGGCTGTGGAGCCACCTCTCGCGGCAGTCGGGGGGCATCGGCACCCGCGGCCCCGGAGAGACCCAGCTCGAGGTCGACCGGCGACGAGTCCAGCAGCGGATCGCACGCTTGCACCGCGAGCTCGAGGCGGTGCGGCGCTCCCGGTCGGTGCAGCGGGAAGGGAGGCATCGCTGCTCCTGGCCCACCTTCTGCCTGGTCGGATACACCAATTCCGGCAAGTCGACCCTCTTCAATCGGCTGACCCGGTCAGAGGTGCTGGTCGAGGACAAGCTCTTCGCTACGCTCGATCCGACGATTCGCCTTTTGCCGCTGAGTGGCAAGCAGCGGGCCTTCCTGACCGATACCGTCGGCTTCATCCGCAAGCTGCCCCATGACTTGATCGATTCCTTCCGGGCGACCTTGGAGGAGGTCAAGCAAGCCGACCTTCTCATCCATCTTGTCGACGTCTCCGATCCCAAGGCTGAGGAGCGGATTGCGGACGTCCGCCGCGTCCTGGAGGAGCTCGATGTGCTTCGGAAGCCGGTGCTTCTCGTCTGGAACAAGATCGATCGGTTGCAGGGTCCGGCTCCGCTCAACCGCCTCCTCCAGCGGTACCCCGGAAGCCTCGGCGTTTCGGCTCGGGACGGGTCGGGGATCCGGGAGCTTCTCTCCCGGGTCGAGGCGTGGTCGCGGGCACGAGCGCTCTTTTTCCGCTTCCGCTTGCCGGTCGAGCGGGGAGATCTTCTGGCACGGCTCCATCGAGAGGGAGAGCCGGTCGACGTTCGCTACCGCCCCGACGGCGTTTACGTGCAGGCTTGGGTTCCGCCTTTCTTGCAAGCCGCGCTCGCCCCCTATATCGTCCCCGAACGTGGCTCGGCGGATTCGAGAGATGCTACCGGCGGAGCGCCCCCTCGAGAGAATGGCGGCGGGAGGACCGAGCGGCCTCAAGGATTCGGAGTTGCTGGCGATTCTTCTGGGGAGTGGTAG
- the miaA gene encoding tRNA (adenosine(37)-N6)-dimethylallyltransferase MiaA — MHAQEIGRGIDQVEPGEPLFVVGSTGVGKTELAHAIAERCGACLLSMDSMQVYRGLDRGTAKPSREERDRFSYGGIDLVDWRAAFSVAHYREHAQAFLEGCRLQGRPAVVVGGTGLYYRSLVGGLCEAPPGDAALRQELGMLSVPELAKRLAATDPEAFARIDRRNPRRLIRAIEVKEVSGISLLEWQKRTTRPVLRRFRTLWLERAEGVLRKRIALRVGSMLASGWVEEVADRLSEAGPEVLFRCPAIGYAQIARFLVQGGSQTGLAEEITRDTYRYARKQLTWFRKEPSIHHHLVLEGHASLPWLLRAEK; from the coding sequence GTGCATGCTCAAGAGATAGGGAGAGGGATCGACCAGGTCGAGCCCGGCGAGCCCCTTTTCGTCGTCGGCTCGACGGGGGTGGGAAAAACCGAGCTCGCGCATGCGATTGCGGAGCGATGCGGAGCTTGTCTCCTCTCCATGGACTCGATGCAGGTCTATCGCGGCCTCGATCGAGGGACAGCGAAGCCTTCCCGGGAGGAGCGCGATCGTTTTTCCTATGGAGGGATCGACCTGGTGGATTGGCGGGCCGCCTTTTCGGTGGCGCACTATCGGGAACATGCGCAGGCCTTCCTGGAAGGTTGCCGGCTCCAGGGACGCCCGGCGGTCGTGGTCGGGGGAACGGGTCTCTATTACCGGAGCCTGGTGGGAGGGCTCTGCGAGGCCCCTCCGGGAGATGCCGCGCTTCGGCAAGAGCTTGGGATGCTCTCGGTCCCGGAGCTGGCCAAGCGTCTCGCTGCCACCGACCCGGAAGCCTTTGCCCGCATCGACCGCCGGAACCCGAGGCGTCTCATTCGAGCGATCGAGGTCAAGGAAGTCAGCGGAATCTCTCTTTTGGAGTGGCAGAAGCGGACGACCAGACCCGTGCTGCGTCGATTTCGTACGCTTTGGCTGGAGAGAGCGGAGGGGGTGTTGCGGAAGAGGATCGCCTTACGCGTCGGCTCGATGCTCGCTTCGGGATGGGTCGAGGAGGTAGCCGACCGGCTGAGCGAGGCGGGGCCGGAGGTGCTCTTCCGTTGCCCCGCCATCGGCTACGCCCAGATTGCACGATTCCTGGTTCAGGGCGGCAGTCAGACGGGGCTCGCGGAGGAGATCACCCGGGACACTTACCGGTATGCGAGGAAGCAGTTGACTTGGTTTCGAAAAGAGCCTAGCATTCATCATCATCTGGTACTCGAAGGGCATGCTTCTCTTCCTTGGCTTCTCCGGGCCGAAAAGTAG
- a CDS encoding sulfite exporter TauE/SafE family protein, whose product MRELGFSHPRRADDEKGLAGLDLVDPSPYLLSMHLLGLVLLGLLAGFASGCFGIGGGSILVPVLILSFAVPYHIAVGTSLALILPIALAGSLANWTLKQIDWSLFTVIALAGAAGAALGSLFIQAIPAVYAKRAFAVFLLYAAYRLWR is encoded by the coding sequence ATGCGCGAGCTCGGTTTTTCCCACCCCCGTCGAGCCGACGACGAAAAGGGGCTCGCCGGGCTCGACCTGGTCGATCCCTCTCCCTATCTCTTGAGCATGCACCTTCTGGGACTCGTTCTTCTCGGTCTGCTCGCCGGCTTTGCCAGCGGCTGCTTCGGCATCGGCGGAGGCAGCATCCTCGTTCCCGTTCTGATCCTCTCCTTTGCTGTACCCTATCACATCGCCGTAGGGACTTCCCTCGCGCTCATCCTGCCGATCGCCCTGGCGGGCAGCCTCGCCAACTGGACCCTCAAGCAGATCGACTGGAGCCTCTTTACGGTGATCGCGCTTGCGGGAGCCGCCGGTGCCGCCCTCGGCTCCCTCTTCATTCAAGCGATTCCGGCGGTCTATGCGAAACGAGCGTTCGCGGTCTTCCTCCTCTACGCCGCTTACCGTCTCTGGCGTTAG
- a CDS encoding LL-diaminopimelate aminotransferase, translating into MDHFPATSFAQRIGGARFGQETEIYKFEKIKRAKRAAREKHPEVELLDLGVGEPDEMAPAEIVERLSEEARKPENRGYADNGGPRLKEAAARYLERVCGVRADPETEICHSIGSKAALSILPACFIDPGDIVLMTVPGYPVFGTHAQYYGGRVYPLPLLENHSFLPDLASVPADLLSRTKALVLNYPNNPTGATATRSFFEEVVGFAHRHRIVVIHDFAYAGLVFRGSPLSFLSVPGAKEVGLELHSASKNLNMTGWRCGFVAGDARLVRAYASVKDHTDSGQFLAIQHAFAYGLDHPEITQRIAQKYARRMDLLAEALRRLGCPVRKPDASFFLYAPAPRSAMTAQGEIAFPTAEKAAEWLITERQISTVPWDDAGPYLRWSVTFSAQGEEEERRVIAELEKRLADTRLQWK; encoded by the coding sequence ATGGATCACTTTCCCGCCACCTCGTTCGCGCAGCGGATCGGAGGCGCACGGTTCGGACAAGAGACAGAAATCTACAAGTTCGAGAAGATCAAGAGGGCCAAGCGGGCAGCGCGCGAGAAGCATCCGGAGGTCGAGCTGCTCGATCTCGGCGTCGGAGAGCCGGACGAGATGGCTCCGGCCGAGATCGTCGAGCGGCTCAGCGAAGAGGCACGGAAGCCGGAAAATCGGGGCTACGCCGACAACGGGGGCCCGCGGCTCAAGGAAGCGGCCGCTCGCTATCTCGAGCGGGTGTGCGGGGTCCGTGCCGATCCCGAGACGGAGATCTGCCATTCGATCGGCTCCAAGGCGGCCCTCTCCATCTTGCCCGCCTGCTTCATCGACCCGGGCGACATCGTCCTGATGACGGTTCCGGGCTATCCCGTCTTCGGCACGCATGCGCAATACTATGGGGGCCGGGTTTACCCTCTCCCTCTTCTGGAGAACCACTCCTTCTTGCCCGACCTCGCATCGGTGCCCGCCGATCTGCTGTCGCGCACCAAGGCGCTCGTGCTCAACTACCCGAACAACCCGACGGGAGCGACGGCGACGCGCTCTTTCTTTGAAGAGGTCGTCGGATTCGCCCATCGCCACCGGATCGTCGTGATTCATGACTTCGCCTATGCAGGCCTGGTCTTCCGTGGATCGCCTTTGAGCTTCCTCTCCGTCCCGGGAGCCAAGGAGGTCGGGCTCGAGCTCCATTCGGCGAGCAAGAACCTCAACATGACCGGCTGGCGATGCGGCTTCGTCGCCGGCGACGCGCGGCTCGTTCGCGCCTACGCTTCCGTCAAGGACCACACGGATTCGGGGCAATTCCTGGCGATTCAGCACGCCTTCGCCTATGGACTGGACCATCCGGAAATCACCCAGCGGATCGCGCAAAAGTATGCGCGGCGGATGGACCTGCTCGCGGAAGCCTTGAGGCGGTTGGGCTGCCCGGTCCGCAAGCCGGACGCCTCGTTTTTCCTCTACGCGCCCGCTCCCCGATCGGCGATGACAGCCCAAGGAGAGATCGCCTTCCCGACGGCAGAGAAGGCGGCAGAGTGGCTGATCACCGAGCGGCAGATCTCCACCGTTCCGTGGGATGACGCCGGCCCCTACCTACGCTGGAGCGTGACCTTTTCCGCTCAAGGAGAAGAAGAGGAGCGGCGGGTGATCGCCGAGCTCGAAAAGCGGTTGGCCGACACCCGCTTGCAATGGAAGTAG
- a CDS encoding ATP-dependent DNA helicase, with protein sequence MEVDPPAFDSERNGRCSPPTSGSPRSLAEQAEEFFSPRGPLSTGRHFEFRPQQQRMARAVAEALEERAVLAVEAGTGTGKSLAYLFPALRCARELGQRGIVSTHTLNLQAQLFGRDLPLLVRTLPDPFTAVLLKGRRNYLCPRRIDQALRYGGDLFAFREADEIARIAQWSFETGTGCWEELDPPPEPALWSRLCSEPQLCTARSCQDNPRCFYQRLRDRSSEADLTIVNHALFFSLLAGGLGSDPSEDLAFAKDFVIFDEAHQVETVAARHLGLSLSEGQTRSFLHRLHHPRTGRGLLSLLRAGNAIRKTKEVLALLSSLFEGLRAAASGAKGREFRILRPDFVSNVLDTPLGELAEAIADAASEADDRDLEREMEDHARKTAGLRASFSAFLGQTLPDHVYWIETQEHGSPEGMRLEAVPLSVAPLLERLLYPGERALVFTSATLTIGGGFHYFQKRLGLREPRTLLLDSSFDYARQMKVYVPRRIPDPSASAGYEAALEAWIRYFTTQSRGSAFVLFTNRRMLLDMASRLAPFFQEKGFPLLVQDGIVDRHRLLDRFRSSPGAVLFGADSFWQGVDVPGEALSCVILTRLPFSSPDHPLAQARAERLQAAGGDPFLSYFLPEALLKFRQGIGRLIRSREDRGMVAILDSRILTKRYGRSFFGVLPDCPIEILDQEPPIA encoded by the coding sequence ATGGAAGTAGACCCTCCCGCATTCGACTCGGAACGAAACGGTCGCTGCTCCCCGCCGACCTCCGGTTCGCCCCGCTCGCTTGCGGAGCAGGCCGAAGAGTTCTTCTCGCCGCGCGGTCCGCTCTCTACCGGCCGCCACTTCGAATTTCGCCCCCAGCAGCAGCGCATGGCTCGGGCCGTCGCCGAAGCGCTGGAAGAACGGGCTGTTTTGGCGGTCGAAGCGGGCACAGGCACCGGCAAAAGCCTCGCCTATCTCTTCCCCGCGCTGCGCTGCGCACGCGAGCTGGGGCAGCGCGGAATCGTCTCTACCCACACCCTCAACCTGCAGGCGCAGCTCTTCGGCCGAGACCTGCCCCTTCTCGTCCGGACCCTGCCCGACCCATTCACCGCCGTCCTGCTTAAAGGAAGGAGGAACTACCTCTGCCCGCGGCGAATCGATCAGGCGCTCCGCTACGGAGGAGACCTTTTCGCTTTCCGGGAGGCTGACGAGATCGCGCGGATCGCCCAGTGGTCCTTCGAGACCGGGACCGGCTGCTGGGAGGAGCTCGACCCTCCCCCGGAGCCGGCTCTCTGGAGCCGGCTCTGCTCGGAGCCCCAGCTCTGCACCGCAAGGAGCTGCCAAGACAATCCCCGCTGCTTCTATCAGCGGCTTCGGGACCGGAGCTCCGAGGCCGACCTCACCATCGTCAACCACGCGCTCTTCTTCTCGCTGCTCGCCGGAGGTCTCGGCTCCGATCCGAGCGAGGACCTCGCGTTCGCCAAGGATTTCGTGATCTTCGACGAGGCCCATCAGGTGGAGACGGTCGCCGCCCGGCACCTCGGCCTCTCCCTCTCCGAGGGCCAGACGAGGTCCTTTCTCCACCGGCTCCACCACCCGCGAACCGGGCGCGGGCTCCTCTCCTTGCTGCGGGCAGGGAACGCGATCCGAAAGACCAAGGAGGTTCTCGCCCTTCTCTCCTCTCTCTTCGAGGGCTTGCGTGCCGCCGCGAGCGGCGCCAAGGGCCGGGAGTTCCGGATCCTCCGGCCCGATTTCGTTTCGAACGTCCTGGACACGCCCTTGGGAGAGCTTGCCGAGGCGATTGCGGACGCGGCTTCGGAAGCGGACGATCGCGACCTCGAGCGCGAGATGGAAGACCACGCACGCAAGACAGCCGGCCTGCGGGCCTCTTTTTCCGCTTTCTTGGGGCAAACCCTTCCCGATCACGTCTACTGGATCGAGACCCAGGAGCACGGGTCTCCCGAGGGGATGCGGCTCGAGGCGGTGCCCCTGTCGGTCGCCCCGCTTCTTGAACGCCTGCTCTATCCGGGAGAGCGCGCCCTCGTCTTCACCAGCGCGACGCTTACGATCGGAGGCGGGTTTCACTACTTCCAAAAGAGACTGGGGCTGCGCGAGCCGCGGACCCTTCTCCTCGATTCTTCCTTCGACTATGCGCGCCAGATGAAGGTTTACGTGCCGCGCCGCATCCCCGACCCGTCGGCGAGCGCCGGCTACGAAGCGGCGCTGGAGGCGTGGATCCGGTATTTTACGACCCAAAGCCGTGGATCGGCATTCGTCCTCTTCACGAACCGGAGAATGCTCCTCGACATGGCATCGCGGCTGGCCCCGTTCTTCCAGGAAAAGGGCTTCCCGCTTCTCGTCCAGGACGGAATCGTCGACCGCCACCGGCTCCTGGATCGCTTCCGCTCCTCTCCGGGTGCCGTCCTCTTCGGGGCGGACAGCTTCTGGCAAGGCGTCGATGTCCCGGGCGAGGCCCTCTCCTGCGTGATCCTCACGCGCCTCCCCTTCAGCTCGCCCGACCACCCGCTGGCGCAGGCGCGAGCGGAGCGGCTCCAGGCAGCCGGGGGAGACCCGTTCCTTTCCTATTTTCTCCCCGAAGCACTCTTGAAATTTCGTCAAGGGATCGGGCGACTCATCCGGAGCCGGGAAGATCGGGGTATGGTTGCGATTCTCGATTCCCGCATCCTCACCAAGCGCTATGGCCGATCGTTCTTCGGGGTTCTTCCCGATTGCCCGATTGAGATCCTCGACCAGGAGCCTCCGATCGCCTAA
- a CDS encoding RluA family pseudouridine synthase yields MQQLTLEPPYPPRVVFENEDFLVIDKPPFLLSHPTRRNDRPSVLGWLGKERDGASFFLANRLDRETSGLVLVGKDAASASALGRLMEKRLIEKEYLAIVWGKLTCELLEIDAPLGYLGISEENPVAIRQGIRPEGAQAVTVVRPLRSGGEFSLLRAYPKTGRLHQIRVHLSIIRHPIVGDKIYGPDPNFFLRFAAQGWGPDLAEHLCLPRHALHASLLRFRWQGKELEAVAPLPPDLSGFLQQRGIVPPLA; encoded by the coding sequence ATGCAGCAACTGACGCTGGAGCCCCCGTATCCCCCGCGAGTGGTCTTCGAGAACGAGGACTTCCTCGTCATCGACAAGCCCCCGTTCCTGCTCTCGCATCCGACCCGCCGGAACGACCGGCCGAGCGTGCTCGGCTGGCTCGGCAAGGAACGGGACGGGGCATCGTTCTTCCTGGCCAATCGACTCGATCGGGAAACCAGCGGCTTGGTGCTGGTCGGCAAGGATGCCGCGTCGGCCTCGGCACTCGGCCGTCTCATGGAAAAGAGGCTGATCGAAAAGGAGTACCTGGCGATTGTCTGGGGAAAGCTCACCTGCGAGCTTCTCGAGATCGACGCCCCGCTGGGTTACCTGGGAATCTCCGAGGAGAATCCCGTTGCAATCCGCCAGGGGATCCGACCGGAAGGGGCGCAAGCGGTCACGGTCGTGCGCCCGCTCCGCTCGGGAGGAGAATTCAGCCTGCTTCGCGCGTATCCGAAGACCGGTCGCCTGCACCAGATCCGGGTTCATCTTTCGATCATCCGCCATCCGATCGTCGGCGACAAGATCTACGGACCCGATCCGAATTTCTTTCTCCGGTTTGCGGCTCAAGGCTGGGGCCCTGACCTCGCCGAGCACCTCTGCCTGCCTCGCCACGCCCTCCACGCCTCCCTCCTCCGCTTTCGCTGGCAAGGAAAGGAGCTGGAGGCTGTCGCCCCTCTTCCCCCCGACCTGAGCGGCTTCCTTCAGCAGCGCGGAATCGTCCCCCCTCTGGCCTAA
- a CDS encoding IS607 family transposase, producing the protein MKPSIWARRQGIGSKTAWRMGKDGKMPAPAEQLPTGTVIVHAEERQPGGVALYARVSSADQKADLDRQLARLTEWALAQRLPIVDAVKEVGSGMNGHRKGLLRLLRDPKVGVIPVEHRDRLMRAKKALEALHE; encoded by the coding sequence ATGAAGCCGAGCATCTGGGCGAGGCGGCAGGGGATTGGCTCCAAGACGGCTTGGCGGATGGGGAAGGATGGAAAGATGCCGGCGCCGGCCGAGCAGCTGCCGACCGGGACGGTGATCGTGCATGCGGAGGAGAGGCAGCCCGGCGGAGTTGCCCTCTACGCGCGCGTCTCCAGCGCCGACCAGAAGGCCGATCTGGACAGGCAGCTGGCGCGGCTGACGGAGTGGGCGCTTGCCCAGCGGTTGCCGATCGTCGATGCGGTCAAGGAGGTTGGCTCTGGGATGAACGGCCATCGCAAGGGGCTCTTGCGGCTCTTGCGGGATCCGAAGGTCGGCGTCATTCCGGTCGAGCATCGGGACCGGTTGATGCGGGCGAAAAAGGCGCTGGAGGCTCTCCATGAGTGA